From the genome of Aspergillus chevalieri M1 DNA, chromosome 8, nearly complete sequence, one region includes:
- a CDS encoding uncharacterized protein (COG:G;~EggNog:ENOG410PISH;~InterPro:IPR020846,IPR005828,IPR036259;~TransMembrane:4 (i23-45o51-72i93-111o123-142i);~go_component: GO:0016021 - integral component of membrane [Evidence IEA];~go_function: GO:0022857 - transmembrane transporter activity [Evidence IEA];~go_process: GO:0055085 - transmembrane transport [Evidence IEA]) — protein MILSAAASYLGGLFVPKLRRRPMMIGASLACSLCFVGFSATTGVYSNSRDSISATASVVLIFIIDFCFSFGWTPLQAMYPVECLSYEIRAKGMAFSSVLSNIALLVDQFGIGNAIDKIGWRTYIILAGWNIAQAVFIYFFAVETNKRTLEELTEIFNALNPRKRSTQKEQILVTGTTEPEMR, from the exons ATGATTCTCTCAGCTGCAGCTTCTTACTTGGGTGGTCTCTTTGTTCCTAAGTTGCGCCGGAGACCTATGATGATCGGAGCTTCTTTGGCGTGCAGT CTCTGCTTCGTGGGCTTCTCTGCGACAACCGGTGTCTACAGCAACTCACGAGACTCTATTTCAGCAACAGCCTCAGTCGTTcttatcttcatcatcgacTTCTGTTTCAGTTTTGGCTGGACTCCTCTGCAAGCAATGTACCCGGTTGAATGCCTGTCGTACGAAATCCGCGCCAAGGGCATGGCGTTCTCATCAGTTCTGTCCAACATCGCATTGCTCGTTGACCAATTCGGAATAGGCAATGCAATTGATAAAATTGGCTGGCGCACTTACATTATCTTAGCTGGGTGGAACATCGCTCAGGCAGTCTTCATCTACTTCTTTGCCGTGGAGACGAACAAGCGGACGTTGGAGGAGCTCACAGAAATCTTCAATGCCCTTAACCCAAGGAAAAGAAGTACTCAAAAGGAACAGATCCTGGTCACTGGCACCACTGAACCcgagatgagatga